One window from the genome of Salisaeta longa DSM 21114 encodes:
- a CDS encoding WbqC family protein yields the protein MPMTIAIRPPEYFPRLSYLSLAHHADRLIVADTLQYSRQSFQNRAKLRNPDGWQWISVPLEGGQHGRVIKDVAIADRGRWRAKHWRAFMYNYRSTMYFEFFEDRLRPLFDASWSRLADLTCRSVALLADLMDLDTPITRASALPGAPNSVAGIVEAVGAETLLAPPEAAAEDAPAAPHTRVLRYETPTYRQNFEGFVPGMSAADALFNYGPEARRFLTTGAHTQPYHPAASNA from the coding sequence ATGCCCATGACCATTGCCATCCGTCCGCCCGAGTACTTTCCGCGCCTGTCGTACCTGTCGCTTGCGCACCACGCCGACCGGCTGATCGTGGCCGATACGCTGCAGTACAGCCGGCAGTCGTTTCAAAACCGCGCCAAGCTACGCAATCCCGACGGCTGGCAATGGATCTCCGTTCCGCTGGAAGGCGGACAACACGGGCGGGTCATCAAAGACGTTGCAATTGCCGACCGCGGGCGGTGGCGCGCGAAGCACTGGCGCGCGTTTATGTACAACTACCGCTCGACGATGTACTTCGAGTTCTTCGAGGATCGGCTCCGCCCGCTCTTTGACGCGTCGTGGAGCCGATTGGCGGACCTCACGTGCCGCTCGGTTGCGCTGCTCGCCGACCTGATGGACCTGGACACGCCCATCACGCGCGCTTCAGCGCTCCCCGGCGCCCCCAATTCTGTAGCGGGCATCGTAGAGGCGGTGGGGGCCGAGACGCTCCTTGCCCCGCCCGAGGCCGCGGCAGAAGATGCACCAGCGGCGCCGCACACCCGCGTGTTGCGCTACGAAACGCCCACCTACCGCCAAAACTTTGAGGGCTTCGTGCCGGGCATGTCTGCTGCCGACGCCCTCTTTAACTACGGACCCGAAGCCCGCCGCTTTCTCACCACCGGCGCCCACACCCAACCCTACCACCCAGCCGCCTCCAACGCATGA
- the cruF gene encoding bisanhydrobacterioruberin hydratase CruF, giving the protein MPHRKIRFIDLPDTIEQVLTFVFWLFVGSIAFSVMGLLLLRLFPSVMQFFGPMYTKLVKSPTWTYMTLLAVMPLLMYGASLGWKRMTFIAAWGCIIGGASELIGTTGVFTPGGFVFPFGAYEYTHWLGAKIAGHVPYFIPPSWFAMSIVSLDLARRVADTRWAAVAWGTLFMVLWDVSLDPAMSRAFPFWTYGVDGFYYGMPLSNWFGWAGVTFVILVGYEYLGGGLDKLSRWAPAVYALNCLFPLAICLLQGLYVAALVGAAATALPFVIIWKVRGTPTLSMTPAQA; this is encoded by the coding sequence ATGCCCCACCGCAAAATCCGGTTTATTGACCTGCCCGACACGATCGAGCAGGTGCTTACGTTTGTCTTCTGGCTGTTTGTGGGCTCCATCGCGTTCAGCGTGATGGGCCTGCTGCTGTTGCGGCTGTTTCCAAGCGTCATGCAATTCTTTGGCCCAATGTACACGAAGCTCGTGAAGTCGCCGACGTGGACGTACATGACGCTGCTGGCTGTGATGCCGCTGCTCATGTACGGCGCGTCGTTGGGATGGAAGCGGATGACGTTCATCGCCGCCTGGGGCTGCATCATTGGCGGGGCAAGCGAGCTGATTGGAACGACAGGGGTGTTTACGCCGGGTGGGTTTGTCTTTCCGTTTGGCGCCTACGAGTACACGCACTGGCTGGGAGCGAAAATAGCGGGCCACGTGCCCTATTTCATTCCGCCGTCGTGGTTTGCCATGTCGATTGTCTCGCTGGATTTGGCGCGGCGGGTGGCCGATACGCGCTGGGCGGCGGTGGCCTGGGGCACGCTGTTTATGGTGCTGTGGGACGTATCGCTCGATCCGGCCATGAGCCGCGCATTTCCGTTTTGGACGTACGGCGTGGACGGCTTTTACTACGGCATGCCGCTGTCTAACTGGTTTGGATGGGCTGGCGTTACCTTTGTGATTCTTGTGGGCTACGAGTACCTGGGCGGCGGCCTCGACAAGCTCAGCCGCTGGGCGCCGGCCGTGTATGCGCTCAACTGCCTGTTTCCGCTGGCCATCTGCTTGCTGCAAGGGTTGTATGTCGCGGCCCTCGTGGGGGCGGCGGCTACGGCACTTCCATTTGTCATAATCTGGAAGGTGCGCGGCACGCCTACGCTCTCGATGACGCCTGCACAAGCCTAG
- a CDS encoding phytoene/squalene synthase family protein, translated as MDVAASTHSEDVEAPDGDPDAYIWNAFHHHSRTFSMAARLLPPSRQLPIATLYLFCRRVDTLADERVLDVGAEQALREVAALEDRLDRTLAGHPPEALLWQRLADVHARYGLQRAPMDELIAGARFDLEGRTVETLDDLVHYSNLVGGSVGAMMLPFLCVGQDHEPLDAPARTLGIAMQITNITRDVGEDLRMRERVYLPRAWMDEAGVTVDDLRAGRVTPAYRGLMERVMEAAEERYTEGMAAIDALPWKVRLGIGSAARMYREIMNEVRRNGYDNLTERAYVSWPRKLGRVAVDTYARRKAALKDA; from the coding sequence ATGGACGTTGCTGCTTCGACGCATTCTGAAGATGTGGAGGCCCCGGATGGCGACCCGGATGCGTACATCTGGAACGCCTTTCACCATCACTCCCGCACCTTCTCGATGGCTGCGCGGCTGCTTCCGCCGTCGCGGCAACTGCCCATCGCCACGCTCTATCTGTTCTGCCGGCGGGTGGACACGCTCGCCGATGAGCGCGTGCTCGATGTAGGGGCCGAGCAGGCGCTGCGTGAGGTGGCGGCGCTGGAAGACCGCCTCGATCGGACGCTGGCAGGCCATCCGCCGGAAGCCCTGCTGTGGCAGCGGCTCGCGGATGTGCATGCGCGCTACGGGCTGCAGCGGGCGCCGATGGATGAGCTCATCGCCGGGGCCCGCTTCGACTTGGAGGGGCGTACGGTGGAGACGCTGGACGACCTGGTGCACTATTCGAACCTGGTGGGCGGCAGCGTGGGCGCTATGATGCTGCCGTTTCTGTGCGTTGGGCAAGACCACGAACCGCTCGATGCGCCGGCGCGCACGCTGGGCATCGCCATGCAGATCACAAACATCACCCGCGACGTGGGGGAAGACCTCCGGATGCGCGAGCGGGTGTACCTGCCGCGGGCGTGGATGGACGAAGCCGGGGTGACGGTGGACGACCTGCGCGCCGGCCGCGTGACGCCGGCCTACCGTGGCCTCATGGAGCGCGTGATGGAAGCGGCCGAGGAGCGGTACACCGAAGGGATGGCGGCTATCGATGCCCTACCGTGGAAAGTGCGCCTCGGCATTGGCAGCGCGGCGCGCATGTACCGGGAGATCATGAACGAGGTGCGCCGCAACGGCTACGACAACCTCACGGAGCGCGCATACGTCTCGTGGCCGCGCAAGCTGGGGCGCGTGGCGGTGGATACGTACGCCCGGCGCAAGGCGGCGCTCAAAGATGCGTAA
- a CDS encoding 1-acyl-sn-glycerol-3-phosphate acyltransferase, translated as MMPFLIRTLIRYELWQAFRWIDYAAPQLPALPEGPVICYANHHHVYDAHLLWYLVSHTMGRPSTVWMEEWDRYPLFAPVGAQPFPASDPARRAATVRRTARRFRSAPRTVLVYFPEGELHAPEEGLRPFPSGAVERLARLYPNAHWWPVGLHVTWRGHQRPVALLRGGTVQPEPPRTPRATLQAVWRPLRDAVPGTTVRLMRGPRARAERWSLRWTRGFFARYLR; from the coding sequence ATGATGCCGTTCCTCATTCGCACGCTCATTCGGTACGAGCTGTGGCAGGCGTTCCGTTGGATCGACTATGCGGCGCCGCAGCTTCCTGCGCTGCCCGAGGGGCCGGTCATCTGCTACGCGAACCACCACCATGTGTACGACGCGCACCTCCTGTGGTACCTCGTCTCGCACACGATGGGCCGCCCCAGCACGGTGTGGATGGAGGAATGGGACCGGTATCCGCTGTTTGCGCCGGTCGGTGCGCAGCCGTTTCCGGCGTCCGACCCCGCCCGGCGCGCAGCAACGGTGCGCCGTACGGCGCGCCGGTTTCGGTCGGCGCCCCGCACGGTGCTCGTCTATTTCCCGGAGGGCGAGCTGCACGCGCCCGAGGAGGGCCTCCGGCCGTTTCCTTCGGGAGCCGTCGAGCGCCTGGCGCGGCTTTACCCCAACGCCCACTGGTGGCCGGTGGGGCTGCATGTGACGTGGCGGGGCCATCAGCGGCCGGTGGCGCTGCTCAGGGGCGGCACGGTGCAGCCGGAGCCGCCTCGTACGCCGCGGGCGACGCTGCAGGCGGTGTGGCGCCCCCTGCGCGATGCGGTGCCCGGCACAACGGTGCGCCTCATGCGCGGGCCGCGGGCGCGGGCCGAGCGGTGGAGCCTGCGGTGGACCCGCGGCTTCTTTGCGCGCTACTTGCGCTGA
- the ruvB gene encoding Holliday junction branch migration DNA helicase RuvB, which produces MPESRANDLTPRPDASDADVEQLLRPQTLDDFIGQDKIKKNLRVFMTAALQRGETLDHVLLSGPPGLGKTTLSYIIAHEMGARIRTTSGPVLERPADIAGVLTNLQEGDVMFIDEIHRLSSVVEEYLYSAMEDYRIDIVIDAGPNARTVQIQLPPFTLVGATTRKGLLTAPLRARFGIDFRYDYYTAELLQQITLRSAGILNVETTHDGAHEIATRSRGTPRVANRLLRRTRDFAEVEGDGIITRAVADHALNALDVDAAGLDDMDTRILLTLIDNFDGGPTGLKNLAVSVGEESGTLEEVYEPYLIQEGFLERTPRGRVALPRAYKHFDRDSGSRTGDLFTRGHPRERQE; this is translated from the coding sequence ATGCCCGAATCCCGCGCCAACGATCTTACGCCGCGCCCCGACGCCTCCGATGCCGATGTGGAGCAGCTGTTGCGTCCGCAAACGCTGGATGATTTTATCGGTCAGGACAAGATCAAGAAGAACCTGCGCGTCTTCATGACCGCCGCGCTGCAACGCGGCGAGACGCTGGATCATGTGCTGCTCTCGGGGCCGCCCGGCCTGGGCAAAACGACGCTCTCGTACATCATTGCGCACGAGATGGGCGCGCGCATTCGCACCACGAGCGGGCCGGTGCTGGAGCGCCCCGCCGACATTGCAGGCGTGCTCACCAACCTGCAGGAGGGCGACGTGATGTTTATCGATGAGATTCACCGCCTCAGCTCGGTGGTGGAGGAATACCTCTACTCGGCCATGGAGGACTACCGCATCGACATCGTCATCGACGCGGGGCCCAACGCGCGCACCGTGCAGATTCAGCTGCCGCCGTTTACGCTGGTGGGGGCCACCACCCGCAAGGGACTGCTCACGGCGCCGCTGCGCGCGCGCTTCGGCATCGACTTCCGCTACGACTACTACACGGCCGAGCTGCTCCAGCAGATTACGCTCCGCTCGGCCGGAATCCTCAACGTGGAGACCACCCACGACGGCGCACACGAGATTGCTACGCGCAGCCGCGGCACCCCGCGCGTGGCGAACCGGCTCCTGCGCCGCACGCGCGACTTCGCGGAGGTGGAGGGCGATGGCATCATCACGCGCGCCGTGGCCGATCATGCGCTGAATGCGCTCGACGTGGATGCCGCGGGCCTCGACGACATGGACACGCGCATCCTGCTCACCCTCATCGACAACTTCGATGGCGGCCCCACCGGCCTCAAAAACCTGGCGGTTTCGGTCGGCGAGGAGTCGGGGACGCTGGAGGAGGTGTACGAGCCGTACCTCATCCAGGAGGGCTTTCTGGAGCGCACCCCGCGCGGGCGCGTCGCGCTGCCGCGGGCCTACAAACACTTCGACCGCGATAGCGGCAGCCGCACCGGCGACCTGTTTACGCGCGGCCATCCCCGCGAGCGTCAGGAATAA
- the rpoN gene encoding RNA polymerase factor sigma-54: MLELHQKQELQQKLSPQQIQYIKLLQLNTLDLEQRIKDELEENPLLEEGLDDEERRREEEIEANTSAESENEVETEDVDDEEFDVEDLLNSSDDLYGYKASPGYNEDDDDRERPMPSAPTLAERLSDQLSFLDLSDTDQLIAEQIIGSIDEDGYLRRPVESILDDILFNHGVDLTEADVERVLRQVQSLDPAGIAARDLQECLLLQLYRMPEDVEGRAVAIEMLERQYKAFTMKHFGKLKKRLDVDDRTLKTAFELIQNRLDPKPGEGTFSEETNYITPDFTVRYVDGEFIITLNGRNAPDLHISRHYRKMLEKLRAQKKKETKEVDTDTKQFLKNKFDSARWFINSINQRRHTMSLVMDAIVQLQEDFFRYGEGNLKPMILQDVADIIDMDISTVSRVVNGKYVQTEFGVYELKYFFSEGLETVDGEEVSNKEVKAILQDIVDHEDKTDPMSDQSLADALEEKGFKIARRTVSKYRKQLGIPVARLRKEIVLDDETVEG; the protein is encoded by the coding sequence ATGCTTGAACTTCATCAGAAACAAGAGCTCCAACAGAAGCTCTCGCCGCAGCAAATTCAGTACATCAAGCTGCTGCAGCTTAACACGTTGGACCTTGAGCAGCGGATTAAGGACGAGCTTGAAGAAAATCCGTTGCTGGAGGAAGGACTGGACGACGAGGAGCGCCGGCGCGAGGAAGAGATCGAGGCGAACACCTCCGCCGAATCCGAAAACGAGGTGGAGACGGAGGACGTGGACGACGAGGAGTTTGACGTCGAGGACCTGCTCAACAGCAGCGACGACCTGTACGGCTACAAGGCGAGTCCGGGCTACAATGAAGACGATGACGACCGCGAGCGCCCCATGCCCTCGGCGCCCACGCTGGCCGAGCGGCTGTCCGATCAACTCTCGTTTCTGGACCTCAGCGACACCGATCAGCTCATCGCCGAGCAAATCATCGGGTCGATTGACGAGGACGGCTACCTGCGCCGTCCGGTGGAGTCCATTCTCGACGACATCCTCTTCAATCACGGCGTCGACCTCACGGAAGCGGACGTAGAACGCGTGCTCCGGCAGGTGCAGTCGCTCGATCCGGCCGGCATCGCCGCGCGCGACTTGCAGGAGTGCCTGCTGCTGCAGCTCTACCGTATGCCGGAGGACGTGGAGGGGCGCGCCGTCGCTATAGAGATGCTGGAGCGCCAGTACAAGGCGTTCACCATGAAGCACTTCGGAAAGCTGAAAAAGCGCCTGGACGTAGACGACCGGACGCTCAAGACGGCCTTCGAACTGATCCAGAACCGCCTCGACCCGAAGCCCGGCGAGGGGACCTTCTCGGAGGAGACGAACTACATCACGCCCGATTTTACCGTGCGGTACGTCGATGGCGAGTTCATCATCACGCTCAACGGCCGCAACGCCCCCGACCTGCACATCTCGCGCCACTACCGCAAGATGCTCGAAAAGCTGCGGGCGCAAAAGAAAAAGGAAACGAAAGAAGTGGACACCGACACGAAGCAGTTCCTGAAAAATAAGTTCGACTCGGCCCGCTGGTTCATCAACTCCATCAATCAGCGGCGCCACACCATGTCGCTGGTCATGGATGCGATTGTGCAGCTCCAGGAGGATTTCTTCCGATATGGCGAGGGCAACCTCAAGCCCATGATTTTGCAGGACGTGGCCGACATCATCGACATGGATATCTCGACGGTGAGCCGCGTGGTGAACGGCAAGTACGTGCAAACGGAGTTCGGCGTCTACGAGCTGAAGTACTTCTTCTCGGAGGGCCTGGAGACGGTGGACGGCGAGGAGGTGTCGAACAAAGAGGTGAAGGCGATCCTGCAGGACATCGTGGATCACGAAGACAAGACCGATCCGATGTCCGATCAGAGCCTGGCCGATGCGCTAGAGGAGAAAGGATTCAAGATTGCCCGCCGCACCGTCTCGAAGTATCGGAAGCAGTTGGGCATTCCGGTGGCGCGCCTGCGGAAAGAAATTGTGCTCGACGACGAAACCGTTGAGGGGTAG
- a CDS encoding TolC family protein, producing the protein MFRYCWVVIALTLGGAPVAAQPASSPDTLRVGAVVQRVLQANLQAQVARNTAQIARNNVSWGNASFLPRVTAQGYYDGTITDATQQFVGQPSEEINGARETQYGAGATLSWTVFDGLRRFSVYDRLQAERAGAEAGAAGVANQLVADARITYYEIVRQQQQLEVLREAVSISRERLRIARAREAVGTASVLDVRQALVDLNADRSDLLRQETALVRTKAALNRLMNRPPRAPLGYAVTPRIPVDTTLQKDRLQAAAVQASPALAQAQQQVRAEQATQRAVRADFFPTLDASVGYSYASVNAPSGFLIESTSTNLTYGLTLSFDIFDGLNRYRRLENAAVAVRSATLQARDIRLQLATRIDQQYADYRNQLALVSIVRENQQAAAANVTVALAQFEQGTITSVELREVQEQFIRAESRLLDAQFEAKRAAIELRALTGAYASPERP; encoded by the coding sequence GTGTTTCGATATTGTTGGGTTGTCATTGCGCTGACGCTTGGGGGCGCCCCGGTAGCAGCGCAGCCCGCGTCAAGCCCCGATACCTTGCGCGTGGGAGCGGTGGTGCAACGCGTACTACAGGCCAATCTGCAGGCGCAAGTAGCCCGCAACACCGCGCAGATTGCCCGCAACAACGTCAGCTGGGGCAACGCGTCGTTTTTGCCGCGCGTGACGGCGCAGGGGTACTACGACGGGACCATCACCGACGCGACGCAGCAGTTTGTGGGCCAGCCGAGCGAGGAGATCAACGGGGCCCGCGAGACGCAGTACGGCGCCGGCGCCACCCTGTCGTGGACGGTGTTTGACGGGCTGCGGCGCTTTTCGGTGTACGACCGCCTTCAGGCCGAGCGGGCCGGGGCAGAAGCCGGTGCCGCCGGCGTGGCCAACCAGCTGGTGGCCGACGCGCGCATCACGTACTACGAGATCGTGCGGCAGCAGCAACAGCTCGAGGTTTTGCGCGAGGCCGTCTCCATCTCGCGTGAGCGGCTGCGTATCGCCCGCGCCCGCGAAGCCGTAGGCACCGCATCGGTGCTGGACGTGCGGCAGGCGCTGGTGGACCTAAACGCCGACCGCTCCGATCTGCTGCGGCAGGAGACGGCGCTTGTGCGCACGAAGGCCGCGCTCAACCGCCTCATGAACCGTCCGCCGCGCGCGCCGTTGGGCTACGCCGTCACGCCGCGCATTCCGGTTGACACGACCCTGCAGAAGGATCGGTTGCAGGCGGCCGCCGTGCAGGCCAGCCCGGCCCTCGCGCAGGCGCAGCAGCAGGTGCGCGCCGAGCAGGCCACGCAGCGCGCCGTGCGGGCCGACTTTTTCCCGACGCTGGATGCCTCGGTGGGCTACAGCTATGCCTCGGTCAATGCCCCCAGCGGCTTCCTGATTGAGAGCACCAGCACCAACCTCACGTACGGCCTCACGCTCAGCTTCGACATCTTTGACGGCTTGAACCGCTACCGGCGTCTGGAGAACGCGGCCGTCGCGGTGCGATCGGCCACGCTGCAGGCCCGCGACATCCGGCTCCAACTTGCCACGCGCATCGACCAGCAGTATGCCGACTACCGCAATCAGCTCGCCCTTGTCTCCATCGTCCGCGAAAACCAGCAAGCGGCCGCCGCCAACGTGACCGTTGCGCTTGCGCAATTCGAGCAAGGCACCATCACGTCCGTCGAGCTTCGGGAAGTGCAGGAGCAATTTATTCGGGCCGAGAGCCGCCTCCTCGACGCGCAATTTGAAGCCAAGCGCGCCGCGATAGAATTGCGCGCCCTTACAGGCGCCTACGCCTCGCCCGAGCGTCCCTGA
- a CDS encoding fasciclin domain-containing protein — protein sequence MYRTLIASGLLALLLVIPAQAQSDTGDIVETAIEAKGFNTLVKAVQAADLVETLKGEGPFTVFAPTDKAFAALPDGTLESLLKPENKDQLRAILTYHVVSGEVTAEEVVGMDQAMTVQGQPLGIMVQDGTVYLQGKNKAQVVTTDIQTSNGVIHVIDTVLLPPAEEDSGDMGGDSDGR from the coding sequence ATGTACCGTACACTCATTGCTAGCGGCCTCTTGGCGCTGTTGCTCGTGATTCCCGCCCAAGCACAATCCGACACGGGCGACATCGTAGAGACAGCCATCGAGGCGAAAGGCTTCAACACACTCGTGAAAGCCGTACAAGCAGCCGATCTGGTCGAGACGCTGAAGGGGGAAGGGCCGTTCACGGTGTTCGCTCCGACGGACAAGGCGTTTGCCGCGCTGCCCGACGGCACGCTTGAAAGCCTGCTGAAGCCAGAAAACAAAGATCAGCTGCGCGCGATCCTGACGTACCACGTCGTCTCGGGTGAAGTGACCGCCGAGGAAGTAGTGGGCATGGATCAGGCCATGACCGTGCAGGGCCAGCCCCTGGGCATCATGGTACAGGACGGTACGGTGTACCTGCAAGGCAAGAACAAAGCGCAGGTCGTCACCACCGATATCCAGACCTCCAACGGCGTGATCCACGTGATTGACACCGTGCTACTGCCGCCCGCCGAAGAAGACAGCGGCGACATGGGCGGAGACAGCGACGGCCGGTAA
- a CDS encoding site-specific integrase, whose product MSTSPHESSSLLDRVRAACRRKGYSYRTEQTYTRWIVRYVKYHDTTHPRHLEKSDVRTYLSYLATERNVAASTQNQALNALVVLYDRVLETELGAIGGITPPQRTKKRPPVPEGPEGRVRSNPVLPQKQR is encoded by the coding sequence ATGTCCACGTCCCCGCATGAATCCTCGTCCCTCCTCGACCGCGTCCGGGCGGCCTGCCGGCGGAAAGGCTACAGCTACCGCACCGAGCAGACCTACACCCGCTGGATTGTCCGATACGTAAAATACCACGACACCACGCACCCGCGTCACCTTGAGAAATCCGACGTTCGGACGTACCTCTCCTACCTCGCCACGGAACGAAACGTCGCGGCCTCCACGCAAAACCAGGCGCTCAATGCGCTCGTGGTTCTCTATGATCGCGTATTAGAGACGGAGCTCGGCGCCATCGGAGGCATTACGCCGCCGCAGCGCACAAAAAAACGACCCCCAGTGCCTGAAGGCCCCGAGGGTCGCGTGCGGTCCAATCCTGTTCTGCCACAAAAGCAGCGTTGA
- a CDS encoding restriction endonuclease yields MGGNKEFHVDDWREYENEIYGHLVQEYSGFSHAEVKRDVRIEGAISGRKRQVDILLIEDIEGEKIQTAYDAKFHSRPIDLKHVESFLGMLKDIQVNRGVLVSKEGYTSSAYKRVFHDERDLDLDIWSLDEFKSWQAAGAIPYAGDAAVILPAPMGWTVDINNNQPAPGLARLFRRGLTFEEALQIPEFAYVQLWNRQHRIDDLDKLLRFQKQEILSVQPEAEFSYEEINSNSGPPVRRLVRRVETPAYPSAEITGFAEFGHFIFFIVLFSELHYERRNIRKIKHLLKRIVPLTVHHDSNQSDHAG; encoded by the coding sequence ATGGGCGGCAACAAGGAGTTTCACGTCGATGACTGGAGAGAGTACGAGAACGAGATATACGGACATCTAGTCCAAGAATATTCTGGTTTCTCCCACGCTGAGGTCAAGCGAGACGTGAGAATTGAGGGAGCAATTTCTGGGAGGAAGCGACAAGTCGACATCTTGCTGATCGAAGACATCGAGGGGGAGAAAATTCAGACGGCCTATGACGCCAAGTTTCACAGTAGGCCAATAGACCTGAAGCACGTCGAGTCATTTCTTGGGATGCTCAAGGATATTCAGGTCAATCGTGGAGTGCTGGTAAGCAAAGAGGGATATACAAGCTCTGCATACAAGCGGGTATTTCATGATGAAAGAGACCTAGACCTTGACATTTGGTCGCTCGATGAGTTCAAGAGCTGGCAAGCAGCCGGGGCCATTCCTTACGCTGGCGACGCAGCTGTAATCTTACCTGCTCCGATGGGCTGGACGGTTGATATAAACAACAACCAACCAGCTCCCGGACTGGCACGGTTGTTTCGCCGAGGATTGACTTTCGAGGAAGCCCTGCAGATTCCCGAATTTGCTTATGTGCAGCTGTGGAATAGGCAGCATCGAATTGACGATTTAGACAAGCTGCTTCGGTTTCAAAAGCAAGAAATTCTAAGCGTACAACCAGAAGCAGAGTTCTCTTATGAGGAAATAAACTCTAACTCAGGTCCACCTGTGAGAAGATTGGTTCGCAGAGTTGAAACGCCAGCGTATCCGAGCGCTGAAATAACCGGGTTTGCCGAGTTTGGACACTTCATTTTCTTTATCGTCCTATTCAGCGAGCTCCATTATGAGCGAAGAAACATTCGGAAAATAAAGCACCTGCTCAAAAGAATCGTGCCTCTCACAGTCCATCACGATTCGAATCAGTCAGATCATGCCGGATAG
- a CDS encoding DUF2281 domain-containing protein, whose amino-acid sequence MNVAEKINKQVQRLPEQTQAEVLDFVEYLLTKTERDQAREEDQEWTQFSLASAMRGIEEETEPEYTEGDLEERFTSS is encoded by the coding sequence ATGAACGTTGCCGAGAAGATCAACAAGCAGGTTCAACGCCTTCCGGAGCAAACGCAGGCCGAGGTGCTTGACTTTGTAGAGTATCTGCTTACGAAAACCGAGCGCGATCAGGCTCGCGAAGAGGATCAGGAATGGACGCAGTTCTCGCTAGCCTCTGCAATGCGGGGAATCGAAGAAGAGACGGAGCCTGAATATACAGAAGGAGATCTCGAAGAGCGGTTTACGTCGTCGTGA
- a CDS encoding type II toxin-antitoxin system PemK/MazF family toxin gives MKEPGQIVLYRFPRTDLAEGKLRPALLISKAPGPYDDWLICMISSQLHQQIEEFDELIEEGDSDFQQSGLKKTSIVRISRLAIVEGQILEGRIGKISSGRMQRIRRRLAEWIQGSKRN, from the coding sequence GTGAAAGAACCTGGCCAAATCGTTCTGTATCGATTTCCCCGTACAGATTTGGCGGAGGGCAAACTTCGCCCAGCTCTGTTGATAAGCAAAGCTCCTGGGCCGTACGACGACTGGCTGATCTGCATGATTTCCTCGCAGCTCCACCAGCAGATTGAGGAATTCGATGAGTTGATTGAGGAAGGTGACAGCGATTTCCAGCAATCGGGGCTCAAAAAGACGAGTATTGTTCGAATCAGCAGGCTGGCGATTGTGGAGGGGCAGATCCTTGAGGGTAGAATTGGGAAGATCAGTTCCGGTCGGATGCAGCGGATACGAAGGCGGCTCGCGGAGTGGATTCAAGGAAGCAAGAGGAACTGA